The stretch of DNA CAGATAGGGGCGGCTGCCAGAGGGAGCTTGCATGGCTTGAGTGCTTTCAGTGCAAGGGATGCGACAACGCTTCCTCAGACGATAGCCAGCCGGCCTGCCGGCTCAACCGGTACCACTGGCGTTCAATCCAGGCCGTAATAGCCGGATGGGGAAGCAGTCCGGTTCCGTCCGCCCGATACGTCAGACCCTCCAGCACCTCCTGATAGGGACCAAAGCCGTACACGCGAAACGGAATGACCAGAACCGTGCGGCCTGCTTGCGTTTCGGCCTCAATGAAGGCGCGAATCCGACGTTCAGCCTCGGCCCGCAGTGCCGGCCAGTCTTCGCGCAGCGTCTCAACGCGCACGGCATAAAAACCCAGCGCCCGAATAAGCCGGGCATGCCGCTCCATTGCCACAATCCAGCGGGCATTACGCACTTCATCCTCGGTACCGTGCGCCAGGAGGAGCACAGACTCCCGGGCCGGATGCTGGCTGAGCGCAAGGGCGCGATCGGCCAGAATCGGACCGATTTCAGGAGCCTCCATCAGGCCGGTCCGGCTGAGCACGAGCGAAAGATCATGACGAAGCGGCGGTGGGGGGCCAGGTTCGCTACGGGGGCCGTGATGCAAGAAGCGAGCGGGTGGGTCAGAGCGCAACCCGAGCAGATATTCCGTCTGATGCCGAAACGAAGCACTGTCCATGAAAAGCCGGACAACCACGACGCGGCGCGCTCCCTGCGCTCGCAAGGAGTCCAGCGCCTGGCGAAGCGTGTTGGGATCGGCCATTCCGAAGGCAACAGCTGTCGGACGTCCTGCTCGCAGGGGCGCCACTGCCTCCAGTACGGCCTGATTCCAGGAGGAAGACCCTCCATGGGCCATCACCAGCAGGCCCGGTTGGGTGCTGTCGGGCGCTATGAGCAGGTTCATCCAGAGTAGAAAAAGCGTCAGCATGGTTTTCTCCGTCTTGTTCAAGCTCACTGCAGCCGGCGAGAGCCGTCCGGTTGAAAGACGTACTCGAAGGTGTAGTAACGGGGCGGATTAGCCTGGCGGTCGATGGCACCGGGATCAGGAGCCCCTTTGTAATAGCTCAGGATGCGCACTTTGGCATAACGCCCATCAGCCGTGCGCACGACAATCGTGCGGCCAGGTATCGGAGTGACCGTATGCGTGGCTGGATCGTAGTTGTACCAGCCGTTTCCGGAGCCCGGGCAGATGGCGCGTTGAACGCCGTTGGGACAGGGGTCCTCTCCGTCTACCCGAAACTGATCGTCGGCGGGAGCTTCGGCTACCTCTTCAAAAGGCACCTCCAGCACAACCGCACCCCCCTGACCCGGACCACTCGTGCCGCCATTGATCAGAATATGGGTGCCCTGAAAGGCCAGGTCCCAGGCAGTCGAAGCCGAATCGCTACGGTCTGGATTATCGTAGCGCAGCACAATTTCGCCGGTGCGCAGGCTGAAAAAGGTGTATCGACCGGTACCGACCGGCCGCCCTGTCTGAGGATCGCGCGTGGTGGGGTCGGCCGGCAGATCTTTGACCACGACTGCCTCGA from Rhodothermus profundi encodes:
- a CDS encoding sirohydrochlorin chelatase — translated: MLTLFLLWMNLLIAPDSTQPGLLVMAHGGSSSWNQAVLEAVAPLRAGRPTAVAFGMADPNTLRQALDSLRAQGARRVVVVRLFMDSASFRHQTEYLLGLRSDPPARFLHHGPRSEPGPPPPLRHDLSLVLSRTGLMEAPEIGPILADRALALSQHPARESVLLLAHGTEDEVRNARWIVAMERHARLIRALGFYAVRVETLREDWPALRAEAERRIRAFIEAETQAGRTVLVIPFRVYGFGPYQEVLEGLTYRADGTGLLPHPAITAWIERQWYRLSRQAGWLSSEEALSHPLH
- a CDS encoding HmuY family protein; protein product: MRTHALLLLIPGLVVAACDASNPLDETTPVEAVVVKDLPADPTTRDPQTGRPVGTGRYTFFSLRTGEIVLRYDNPDRSDSASTAWDLAFQGTHILINGGTSGPGQGGAVVLEVPFEEVAEAPADDQFRVDGEDPCPNGVQRAICPGSGNGWYNYDPATHTVTPIPGRTIVVRTADGRYAKVRILSYYKGAPDPGAIDRQANPPRYYTFEYVFQPDGSRRLQ